Proteins from a genomic interval of Gemmatimonadaceae bacterium:
- a CDS encoding ABC transporter substrate-binding protein gives MYPTHRLRLAGLLGGSILFVGITNCSRASAAGFGASRDTAYVGVAVGLQSPERYKNVFKGVQQALDELNANRPSGSPILAMRQAPANASTNVQVAAAFRDDPSVIGVVGHTESDATISAASVYDDREHGGRNAIVAVSPTAAAGDVTRASPWVFRVCPVVSQQASTLAHYITDSLHLHRIALVYRNDVAGREFLRTFAKAVDDSRDTLVERDPFVEAIAEFDVYAQRLARNKPDGVMIYANTSDVLTVMHAVHAAGVHPIGVSTNGPTPAEVVADGAAGRDFGGLRYLSLFLPDRAASPRASQFVSAFEKSYREKPDHWAALSYDAAMLIGRAAQARGADRRAIRDWIASVGNGQPAYAGASGEIRFDAGRNPIEKTALVATVTP, from the coding sequence ATGTATCCCACGCACCGACTTCGGCTCGCCGGCCTTTTGGGCGGGTCCATTTTGTTCGTCGGAATAACAAATTGCAGCCGAGCCTCGGCGGCAGGCTTCGGCGCGTCACGCGACACCGCGTACGTTGGGGTCGCCGTCGGACTGCAATCTCCTGAGCGATACAAGAACGTCTTCAAGGGCGTCCAGCAAGCGCTGGATGAGCTCAACGCGAATCGTCCGTCTGGTTCGCCGATCCTCGCGATGCGTCAAGCGCCCGCGAATGCCAGCACGAACGTGCAAGTCGCCGCCGCCTTCCGCGACGATCCGTCGGTCATCGGTGTCGTCGGCCACACCGAGAGCGATGCCACCATCAGTGCCGCCAGCGTCTACGACGATCGCGAGCACGGCGGCCGCAACGCCATCGTTGCCGTTTCGCCGACCGCCGCCGCCGGTGACGTCACGCGCGCCAGCCCGTGGGTCTTCCGCGTCTGCCCGGTCGTGAGCCAGCAAGCAAGCACGCTCGCGCACTACATCACCGATTCGCTGCATCTGCATCGCATTGCGCTCGTCTATCGCAACGACGTCGCGGGGCGCGAATTCCTGCGTACCTTCGCCAAAGCGGTCGACGATTCGCGCGACACGCTCGTCGAGCGCGATCCGTTCGTCGAAGCCATCGCTGAATTCGACGTGTATGCGCAGCGTCTCGCGCGCAACAAGCCGGACGGCGTGATGATCTACGCGAATACCTCGGACGTGCTCACGGTGATGCATGCCGTTCACGCCGCGGGCGTGCACCCGATCGGCGTCAGCACCAACGGACCGACGCCGGCCGAAGTCGTCGCCGATGGCGCGGCCGGTCGCGATTTCGGCGGCCTGCGATACCTCTCGCTCTTTCTTCCCGATCGCGCGGCGTCGCCGCGTGCGTCGCAGTTCGTGAGCGCATTCGAGAAGTCATATCGGGAAAAGCCGGATCACTGGGCTGCCCTGAGCTACGACGCCGCCATGCTGATCGGTCGCGCGGCGCAGGCTCGCGGTGCCGATCGTCGCGCGATTCGCGATTGGATCGCATCCGTCGGGAACGGACAGCCGGCCTACGCCGGCGCCAGCGGCGAGATTCGGTTCGACGCCGGGCGGAATCCGATCGAGAAGACGGCGCTCGTCGCCACGGTGACGCCATGA
- a CDS encoding methyl-accepting chemotaxis protein — protein sequence MTAIPFRAHLGGWTIRLRLLIGFGATIVLLVLATTLSLVMLRRTHTGMKAEMQAVVDLQRHLTTTNDATRDYVVLAQTDLLGRDAQNQRRIDSLATVADSVRRLLISGSSLSEANRGRLERIGDIQSRIAVRLALAHAAEDVARPDEALRQARFSSALLDTLFEQSEAVKRDESSAAADRMHSIDRSAATQQLLLAGLSVIGALVALLFGMWTWRAVAHPLARLTATARRMGAGDLRIDEMDGHLDAEYRTLADAFFETSTRLATLLREIQAQATSVAGSATELTTASEEAARATTQISDVVGEIAGAASMQIGALGSSRSLLDRVGKSATHLSSTAERSAEIGVDIQDTAARAQKDIGDALQMLQRARQIIEASAAGVSRLEDVSKAVEQFVAAIQDVADMTNLLSLNAAIEAARAGEHGRGFAVVANEVRELATRSATSATEVRGIVDTMRHEVGAAVTAFDEGVRGLGNVDGISRTATDALGRIRDSVSGIEELARALDSAAVANHASVEELERHMTAVADQAQSQAAASQEAAAGAEETAATTHQVAETAENLLTNAARLRELVSAFEV from the coding sequence ATGACCGCCATTCCGTTCCGTGCGCATCTCGGCGGTTGGACGATTCGTCTCCGCCTCTTGATCGGCTTCGGCGCCACGATCGTCCTGCTGGTGCTCGCCACGACGCTCAGTCTCGTCATGCTTCGCCGCACGCATACCGGCATGAAGGCCGAGATGCAAGCGGTCGTCGATCTGCAGCGTCATCTCACCACGACCAACGACGCGACGCGCGACTACGTCGTGCTGGCGCAGACCGACCTGCTCGGACGCGACGCGCAGAACCAGCGCCGCATCGACAGTCTCGCCACCGTCGCTGATTCCGTGCGCCGGCTGCTGATCAGCGGCTCGTCGCTGAGCGAAGCGAATCGCGGCCGCCTCGAGCGCATCGGCGACATTCAGTCGCGCATCGCGGTGCGATTGGCGCTGGCGCACGCCGCGGAAGATGTCGCTCGTCCCGACGAAGCACTTCGCCAGGCGCGCTTCTCGTCCGCGCTGCTCGATACGTTGTTCGAGCAATCCGAGGCGGTGAAGCGGGACGAATCATCCGCCGCGGCCGATCGCATGCACTCGATCGATCGCTCCGCCGCCACGCAGCAGTTGTTGCTCGCCGGCTTGTCGGTGATCGGGGCGCTCGTGGCGCTGCTCTTTGGCATGTGGACGTGGCGTGCCGTTGCCCACCCGCTCGCTCGCCTCACGGCGACCGCGCGCCGCATGGGCGCGGGCGATCTGCGCATCGACGAGATGGACGGCCATCTGGATGCCGAGTATCGCACGCTTGCCGACGCATTCTTCGAGACGTCGACGCGTCTCGCGACGCTCCTGCGCGAGATTCAAGCGCAGGCGACCAGCGTCGCCGGCTCGGCGACCGAATTGACCACGGCGTCCGAGGAAGCCGCGCGCGCGACGACGCAGATCAGCGACGTCGTCGGCGAGATCGCCGGCGCCGCGAGCATGCAGATCGGAGCGCTCGGTTCATCGCGCTCGCTGCTCGATCGCGTCGGCAAATCCGCGACGCACCTGAGCTCAACCGCGGAACGCTCGGCGGAGATCGGCGTCGACATTCAGGACACCGCGGCCCGCGCGCAGAAGGACATCGGTGACGCCTTGCAGATGCTGCAGCGCGCGCGGCAGATCATCGAAGCGTCCGCGGCCGGCGTGTCGCGTCTGGAAGATGTGTCGAAGGCCGTCGAACAATTCGTCGCGGCGATTCAGGACGTCGCCGACATGACGAACCTGCTTTCGCTCAACGCGGCTATCGAAGCGGCGCGCGCCGGCGAGCATGGCCGCGGCTTCGCTGTGGTCGCGAACGAAGTACGCGAGCTGGCTACGCGCAGCGCGACGTCGGCCACCGAAGTGCGCGGTATCGTCGACACGATGCGCCACGAGGTCGGCGCCGCCGTCACCGCGTTCGACGAAGGCGTGCGCGGACTCGGCAACGTCGACGGTATTTCGCGCACGGCGACCGATGCGCTCGGCCGAATTCGGGATTCCGTATCGGGCATCGAAGAGTTGGCGCGTGCGCTCGACTCGGCGGCGGTGGCGAATCACGCGTCGGTCGAGGAGCTGGAGCGTCACATGACCGCGGTTGCGGATCAGGCGCAGAGCCAGGCGGCGGCGAGTCAGGAAGCGGCAGCGGGTGCCGAGGAGACCGCGGCGACCACACATCAAGTCGCTGAGACGGCGGAGAATCTGTTGACGAACGCGGCGCGTCTGCGCGAGCTCGTCTCGGCGTTCGAGGTCTAG
- a CDS encoding Rad52/Rad22 family DNA repair protein produces MIARHETTVEKNDIWAQLSAPLPAGVISWRQDGRPVQRDGRYFARFVAYVDANTVRERLDGVVPGEWDLTLELLPTLASDDHDEPTCSFKARLQILGVIREDVGTGRDYKQAATDAFKRSAVRFGIAHELYAYEQNWVQVDGDGRYAKPLEDPADAYGRRVQRATVSVVRADESAKVTELDVEPATGPLASDEPSCPKCGGRMWDNRLSKRNPKAPDFKCRSRSCDGVVWPARSGSKPDVADVPRDENAGLEELPF; encoded by the coding sequence ATGATCGCACGACATGAGACGACCGTGGAGAAAAACGACATCTGGGCACAACTGTCGGCGCCGCTGCCCGCGGGCGTGATTTCGTGGCGGCAGGATGGAAGGCCGGTCCAGCGCGACGGAAGGTACTTCGCGCGATTCGTGGCGTACGTCGACGCCAACACCGTGCGCGAGCGCCTCGACGGCGTCGTACCCGGTGAATGGGACTTGACGCTCGAACTGCTTCCGACGCTCGCGTCGGATGACCACGACGAGCCGACCTGTTCGTTCAAGGCGCGGCTGCAAATCCTTGGCGTCATTCGCGAGGACGTGGGCACCGGGCGCGACTACAAGCAGGCGGCGACGGATGCATTCAAGCGGTCCGCCGTCCGCTTCGGGATCGCGCATGAGCTCTACGCGTACGAGCAGAACTGGGTGCAGGTCGACGGCGATGGGAGGTATGCGAAGCCGCTCGAGGATCCGGCGGACGCATATGGGAGGAGAGTCCAGCGCGCCACTGTGAGCGTCGTGCGGGCCGACGAGTCTGCGAAGGTGACGGAGCTCGACGTGGAGCCGGCGACCGGACCACTCGCCAGCGACGAGCCGAGCTGCCCGAAGTGTGGCGGACGGATGTGGGACAACCGGCTGTCGAAGCGGAATCCGAAGGCGCCGGACTTCAAGTGCCGTTCGAGATCGTGCGACGGAGTCGTGTGGCCCGCACGAAGTGGTTCGAAGCCGGACGTGGCGGACGTGCCCAGAGATGAGAATGCTGGACTTGAAGAGCTACCGTTTTAA
- a CDS encoding helix-turn-helix transcriptional regulator gives MEWKHADSPAAGIPEFTELGKRIEMLRIDRGLSKQYLARFAGTSRQQLWRVMTGKSHLTVALRARLADVLDVSTLELEPTARTHSISAGALAGPTDFQSYAAHADAISQTLASMPTGDRGRALKRRFLDAVEDCALADGCALDPRYFDLRRQVLNGEL, from the coding sequence ATGGAATGGAAGCACGCCGATTCACCCGCCGCCGGAATCCCCGAGTTCACCGAGCTCGGCAAGCGGATCGAGATGCTTCGCATCGATCGCGGGCTGTCCAAGCAGTACCTCGCTCGCTTCGCGGGCACGTCGCGTCAGCAGCTGTGGCGCGTGATGACCGGTAAATCGCACCTGACCGTCGCGCTGCGCGCGCGGCTCGCCGACGTCCTCGACGTGAGCACGCTCGAGCTCGAGCCGACCGCGCGGACTCATTCGATATCGGCCGGCGCGCTCGCCGGCCCGACCGATTTCCAATCCTACGCCGCGCATGCGGACGCCATTTCGCAAACGCTCGCGTCGATGCCCACCGGCGATCGCGGCCGAGCATTGAAGCGGCGCTTTTTGGATGCGGTCGAGGACTGCGCGCTCGCCGATGGCTGCGCGCTCGATCCGCGCTATTTCGACCTCCGGCGCCAGGTGCTCAACGGAGAACTGTGA
- a CDS encoding M20/M25/M40 family metallo-hydrolase — MTDVVALAAELLTIDSSTGAESGAVDFVSKWLIARGWDVHLQEVSRGRANVWAKRNGGGVTFSTHLDTVPPYVAPRLDGDRLYGRGACDAKGIAAAMLVAADNLAKAGEQRVDLLFVVGEEKGSDGARAANRLKPTSKFLVNGEPTESKLASGAKGSLRVIVRTTGRAAHSAYAHLGESAIKPMLALLPTLETLDLPSDDVLGATTVNVGTLRAGTEANIVPAAAEAEMMFRLVTDVAPLKKQIEKWAKGKAELEFGSHIPAQHFHTIDGFEVAPVAYTSDIPLLGRWGTPLLFGPGSIHVAHTPNEFIDVNELRGAVGAYEKIVRSLLAS; from the coding sequence ATGACCGATGTCGTGGCGCTCGCCGCCGAACTGCTGACGATTGATTCCTCCACGGGCGCGGAGTCCGGCGCGGTGGATTTCGTCTCGAAATGGTTGATCGCCCGTGGATGGGACGTCCATCTGCAGGAAGTGTCGCGCGGGCGCGCGAACGTGTGGGCCAAGCGAAACGGAGGCGGCGTCACGTTCTCGACGCACCTCGACACGGTGCCGCCGTACGTGGCGCCGCGACTCGACGGCGATCGCCTCTACGGTCGCGGCGCATGCGATGCGAAGGGCATCGCCGCCGCCATGCTCGTTGCCGCCGACAACCTGGCGAAGGCCGGCGAACAGCGCGTCGATCTCCTGTTTGTCGTCGGGGAAGAGAAAGGCTCCGACGGTGCGCGCGCCGCGAATCGTCTCAAGCCGACGAGCAAATTCCTCGTCAACGGCGAACCGACCGAAAGCAAGCTCGCGAGCGGAGCGAAGGGATCGCTCCGCGTCATCGTGCGCACCACCGGCCGCGCCGCGCATTCCGCGTACGCACACCTCGGTGAATCAGCGATCAAGCCGATGCTCGCGCTGCTGCCGACACTCGAGACGCTCGATCTTCCGAGCGACGACGTACTCGGCGCCACCACGGTCAACGTCGGCACGCTCCGCGCGGGAACGGAGGCGAACATCGTTCCCGCCGCGGCCGAGGCTGAGATGATGTTTCGATTGGTCACCGACGTTGCGCCGCTCAAGAAGCAGATCGAGAAATGGGCGAAGGGAAAAGCCGAGCTCGAATTCGGCTCGCACATTCCGGCGCAGCACTTTCATACGATCGACGGGTTCGAGGTCGCGCCGGTCGCATACACGTCGGACATTCCGCTGCTCGGCCGGTGGGGAACGCCGCTCCTGTTCGGGCCGGGATCGATTCACGTCGCGCACACGCCGAACGAGTTCATCGACGTAAATGAGTTGCGCGGCGCGGTGGGTGCGTACGAGAAGATCGTGCGGAGCTTGCTGGCATCATGA
- the asd gene encoding aspartate-semialdehyde dehydrogenase, which produces MTERETRERVPHAGEKGRRHRVAVLGATGAVGQAFIRLLVKHPWFELVEVAASERSAGRRYADAARWIGADELPPSVADMTVLPCDPSKITADIVFSALDSSAAQDAEPAFARAGKTVLTNAKNYRMEPDVPLVIAEVNPSHLDVLHAQRKGRGWTGAIVANGNCSAIVTSLPLAPIHQRFGIRKLMVVTMQAISGAGYPGVASLDIMGNVIPYIGDEEPKIEAEVRKFLGANAGDHIDSADFSVSAHANRVPVEHGHTICMSIELETKADASEVERAIRDWRGAEAARDLPTSPERPLVVTDQPDRPQPRRQVDTGNGMTVVVGRVRPDPIFDVKLVAMGHNVVRGAAGASVLNAELMANCGLLGQANSS; this is translated from the coding sequence ATGACCGAGCGCGAGACGAGGGAACGCGTTCCCCACGCCGGGGAAAAGGGACGCCGGCACCGAGTCGCGGTGCTCGGCGCCACCGGCGCGGTCGGTCAGGCGTTCATCCGCCTGCTCGTCAAGCATCCGTGGTTCGAGCTCGTCGAAGTCGCCGCGTCGGAGCGCTCGGCGGGGAGGCGCTATGCGGACGCGGCGCGATGGATCGGCGCCGACGAATTGCCGCCGAGCGTCGCGGACATGACCGTGCTCCCGTGCGATCCCTCGAAGATCACGGCGGACATCGTCTTTTCGGCGCTGGACTCCTCGGCGGCTCAGGATGCCGAACCGGCGTTCGCGCGCGCCGGCAAGACGGTGCTCACGAATGCGAAGAACTATCGCATGGAGCCCGACGTGCCGCTGGTGATCGCGGAGGTGAATCCGTCGCATCTCGACGTGCTGCACGCGCAGCGCAAGGGTCGCGGCTGGACCGGCGCGATCGTCGCCAACGGCAACTGCTCGGCGATCGTTACGTCGCTCCCGCTGGCGCCCATTCATCAGCGTTTTGGTATTAGGAAACTCATGGTGGTGACGATGCAGGCGATCTCCGGGGCTGGATATCCCGGCGTGGCGTCGCTCGACATCATGGGCAACGTCATTCCATACATCGGCGACGAAGAGCCGAAGATCGAAGCCGAAGTGCGCAAGTTTCTCGGGGCAAACGCCGGCGATCACATCGACAGCGCGGACTTTTCGGTGAGCGCGCATGCGAACCGGGTGCCGGTCGAACATGGACACACCATATGCATGTCGATCGAGCTCGAGACGAAGGCCGATGCAAGCGAAGTCGAGCGCGCGATTCGCGACTGGCGCGGCGCTGAAGCGGCTCGCGATCTCCCGACGTCGCCCGAGCGCCCGCTTGTCGTGACCGATCAACCGGACAGACCGCAGCCGCGCCGTCAGGTCGACACGGGCAATGGCATGACCGTCGTCGTTGGCCGCGTACGTCCCGATCCGATCTTCGACGTCAAGCTCGTGGCGATGGGCCACAACGTCGTGCGCGGCGCGGCGGGCGCCTCGGTGCTCAACGCCGAACTGATGGCGAACTGCGGCCTCCTCGGCCAAGCCAACTCCTCGTGA